GGCATGGAAGCAAGCAAAAAGTAAAAAAGCACAAGGAGGAACTTATTTTACTTTTACTTTTCAATGATATCCTCTGCGTCTCAGCGTCTCTGCGGGAAAATTACTAATTCTTATGTAAGTGCCATTCGGGTTAAAAGTTGACCTTCTCAGAAAAATTAAGGAACGAATTCAGCCAAAGCCTGGAATTAAGGCCGCAGGGTGCACTGAGAGAGACAAATGATGGATATGAGCTACGGGAACCACAGCAGCTTACTTACAGCAGTGATTTTGCCCCCAAAAATGGCCTTCTAAGGCATAAAAACACCTCTCCTTGGAATATCTATCGTAAATAAAACAATATAATGGCTTGGTCCGACCCGCAGCCCCAGCCCAATGGCTAGATGTGCGATCTTACCCAGCCGGTAAGGGTATTGATACTCACAGCCCCGGATTGCCGGGCAATCTCCTTTCCTCCTTTGAAGATGACCAGGGTCGGGATGCTTTGGATCCCATACTGCATGGCAATCGACTGCTCATCTTCCGTATTGAGCTTGGCCAGTCGTACCTGGGGTTCCAGTTGAGCGGCAGCCTGCTCAAAAACAGGGGCCATCATCCGGCAGGGGCCGCACCAGGGAGCCCAGAAATCCACCACCACCGGTATGCCGCTGTGCTCAACGTGCTTGCTGAAATTGGCACTGGTAAGCACCACCGGATGTGCCTCGAACAGGGGTTGTTTGCAGTTGCCGCAATTAGGCTTATCGTTGAGCCTGTCGGCAGGTACTCGATTCGTGTTATCACAATGTGGGCAGACAACATGTAACAATTCACTCATAATCAGGCCTCCAAGATAGTATTTTCATAGATGTTTTATGAATTGTCTTATTTTACTCTATGGATAGCTAAAAGCAAATATTTTGTGCACTGATGTGCTATCGGGTCGAAGAAAGGCAAGTTTATTGGAAAAGCATTCACTCCCCCTCTCCCTCTATCCCTTTTCCGTTTTTATGGGGAAATTCCCTTCGCTTCCGCACATAGGCATTGAGCACTGAGGAGCGTTTTTCTCCCTCGCCCCTTTGGGGTTCAGGGGCGGACAGTTTTAATTTATATCAGAGGCAGCCTCCTGTTGTTACCCCTATAAGGGAGCGAATGCTCCTCATAATCCCTCCCCCTTTTGAGGCAGGGAGCCCCTGTGGCAGGGAAGGTTAGGTGGGGGTGAAGCAAAACAATATCTTCCTCTCTTTGTAGAGGCAATATTGTTATCTGAAGATACTCCCCCCAGAGAGCAATATCGTTCATAAAAGAAGAAAAAATAAAACTGTCCGCCCCTGAAACCCCAGGGGGAGAGGGAATATAAAACGGTTATCATGCGTACTGTCTTTTTATACCTTTCCACCTCACCACCAGGAGAAGGGTGAAAGAAATGGCGACATCATATACGGTGACATGAAATATGGCGACAGATATGACGACATCATCAACAGGGACATGAGTGGCGACATAAACGGGAAAGCAACGGGAGACAGGAATGGCGACATCATCAAAGAGGATGCAAAGGGCGCTCCGAATGGTGTCAGTAAACCGGAAACAGCAGCCGGAGCCGCTGTCGTAGCTGTCGGGGCAGCAACCGTTGGGGCAAGAATTGTCGGGGCAACAGCCGTTGGAGGAGCAGCAACCAGAGGAAGAGCAACTGTCGGAGGAATGACCGTAGGAGCAACAACAGTTGGAATAACGACAGCCGGAGTCGTAATGACCGGGATCACTGCGGTTGGAGAAATGGCTGTCGGAGGAATTACCGGAACAGCAGTTGTCGGAAGTATTGGAGCTGCAGGAACAGCGGCCGTTGGAACCGCTGGAGTCGGAGGAACAACAACTGTCGGGACCGTTGGTGCCGGAAGAACAACAGATGGTGCAGGGACAGCCGGGGCCGGAGGAACATAGCCAATAGGATAGATGTAGAGCGTAGCCGGAGGTGTTATGCTGGTCAGTTTTGCTACCGAGCCGCTTCCGGGCGCGGAAATACTGATATTAAGACTGGTTAATGAAGGAGAAACATAAATTGGAGCCAGTTGAGCTTGGGGATCTGTTGATGAGAGTAACAAGGCAGCAGTCACAAGAATAATGATATTGAGCAGTCTGACAGGTCTAATTCGATTTAACTTGAAGATCATCTTTCCATACCTCACTAATCACATGAACCTTTGAGCAACAACAACCTTAACTCGATCGGGGCTTAATCCACTTTGAATCTTCAACGATAATCTCTATCTTTCCGTAACCCTCACTCACAGAATCCACATCTCAAAAATCATTGAGATTGTGGATGCCCTCATTTTTTGAGTATTTTCACCTCCTCCACTTTGATAGTTGGTAACAATCGATTCTATCTTTTCAAAAAGCAAACTATGTGCCAGGGCATAATCAGACCGCAGAGGAACTTCTATTTTATTGATGGAGTACTTCGGCTACGGCCCGGGATGCCGCCTTGCGCCACTGACCACTGGCCACTGACTACTGATAACTTAATTTTAAGGATTCCTCTGCTAGTGCTTGACATCGAAGGGAAGTCAACTTATGATAACGGCATTTGCAGTTTTTTCACCAACGTACCGTAAAATTACCTGGATAATGCTTCAGGGAGAGAATAAGGGAGAAAATATATGTCCTGGGAAAAATCTCTGGATGGGATAGAGAAGGAGCTGTTGCCCAGCCATCAGGCGGATATGGTTTTTGAGTGCCTGGAATGCGGCCGGACTTACCATATCGACCAATTCCTCTATACCTGTCCCACGTGTAAAAGTCTTCTGAAAATCAGGGACAAGAACTTCGATCACCTGACGAAGGTTTCCGGCGAATCGTGGCGGAAGATATTCAACGCCCGCAGGATGCTGAACCGCCCTTCATTAAAGGGTATCTTTCTTTTTTATGAGCTGATACTTCCCTGTATTCCCCTCGAGGATATTATCTACCTCGGCGAAGGGCACACGCCCCTGGTCCAGGCCAACGGGGACCTGGCAGCCCTTGTCGGGGCGGACTTTTTCATTAAATACGATGGCTTGAATCCTTCGGCCAGCTTCAAGGACCGGGGCATGGCCAGTGCCGTAAGCTTTATCAACTATTCGATCAGGAAGCGGAACATCACCCAACTGCTGGGGATTTGCGCCTCCACGGGAGATACTTCGGCTGCCGCGGCCCTGTACTTGAGCTACCTGAAGAAAGGCGTGGTCCGCTCGGTGGTTCTGCTCCCCCAGGGCAAGGTAACTCCCCAGCAATTATCGCAGCCGCTGGGAAGCGGGGCTACGGTCATAGAAGTTCCCGGCGTTTTTGACGACTGCATGAAGATTGTCGAGGAACTTACGGAAAACTATGAGGTATTTCTCCTCAATTCCAAAAATCCGGTCAGGATCATGGGGCAGAAATCATACTCCTATGAGGTTGCCCAGCAGATGGATTATGACACCAAAGACCTGGTGCTGGTGGTTCCCATCGGCAATGCCGGAAATATTACGGCTGTCATGGAGGGGTTCCTCGACCTTTACCGTTTGCAGATCATCCCGCAACTGCCCAGGATCATCGGCGTGCAGAGCCAGCATGCCAACCCGGTATCCCGCTGGCATAAGGAAGGGCAGTATCACCCTGTCAAGGTAAGGCCGAGTGTAGCCCAGGCAGCCATGATCGGCGATCCGGTATCTTTCCCCAAGGTCTTTCGCCTGGTTACTACCCATTTTCAGGACAAATTCTCTGCCGTCGAGGTCACGGAGCAGGAAATCCTGGACCATATGCTGGAGGCAAACCGCCATGGTCATATTGTTTGCACCCAGGGAGGAGAATCCATTGCCGGGGTACGGAAGGCGGTTCAGGAAGGGCTGATCAGGGACGGGCAGAAGATAGTGGTGGATTCTACTTCACACCAGCTCAAGTTTTCGGGATTTCAGCAGATGTACTTTGAGGACAGATTGCCCGAAGGGTATGAAATCGTTCCCCGCAAGGAATTGCAAAACCGGCCGGTCCAACTGCCGGCTTCGGCTTCTCAGATTGCCCGGTATTTAAATTTGCAGAAGAAATAAGTTGTATAGAAATTATCCATTACACAGTATAAAATATATTTTTTCCCCCTGGGATGCTGGAATGTCATGGTAGCCCGTGATTCATTGGTAACTTTATTCACCCGGCTCGTTACCTTCAGTCTGGCTTTTGCCGGAAATATCATTCTGGCCAGGCTCCTTGGAGCTTCGGGCATGGGCATGTGGGCGGTCATCATCTCCTTCCTGGCACTGGTTATCCATATCTGCGGGCCGGGTATTGCCTACGCCAATGTTTATTACGTCGCTCAGCGCAAGTATACCCCCGGGCAGGTCTGGGCCGCAACCTTATTGACCGGCATCGGATTCGGCAGCCTGGCCATACTGACCGGCACCGTTCTGGTGCTGATGAAATTCCGAAGCCTGACCACTATCCAGGACAAGCGGCTGGTTCTGCTGGCTTTGCTGTCACTCCCTCTGATGTATATTTCGACCTGGGGGGGGAGAATCGTTCAGGGGATGAACCGGATCGGCCTGATGAATCTCCTGGATGTAATTTCCCAGGTTGCCTACCTGGTGTTGATGGTGCTGTTTGTCTGGGTTCTCAGGTGGGGGCTGTGGGGGGCGGGCATTGCTTATATCGGCTGGCACCTTTCAGGTGTGATCGCCCTGGCGATTATGCTGGCCGTGCTCATGCGCCCGGGTGAGTTTCGTCTTTCGTGGGAGGCCATTCGCTCAAGTGTGACCTACGGCTTGAAGATGTATGTGGGCAAGCTGTCAAACTGGGCCAATAACCGCGTGGACCTTTTGATTGCCCCCCTCTTCCTGCAGAGTGCACAGATCGGGCAATATGCCATGGCCGTAGCCGTTACCGAAAAGCTCTGGATGTTTCCCGATGCCATGTCTCAGGCCGTGTTTCCCAGGATATCCGCCGATGACAGGGGAAGACCCGAGCTGACTGCCCAGGCCTGTCGAGTAGCCCTGATCGTGATGCTGCCGATCGCCCTGCTGCTGACAGCCATTGGCTGGTGGTTATTCCCCCTCCTGTTTGGCCCTGAGTTTCAGGGCTCTTATATGCTGATGATGGCCATTTTGCCGGGAACCCTGGCTTTTGGGCTCAGCCGCATCCTGACCACCAGTCTGGCCGGGATCAACCGTCCGGCAACCCTGTCGGGTGTGGTTGCAGCCTCGGCTGCCGTGAATATCATCCTGAACTTTCTGCTGATTCCCTGGATCGGGGTGGTAGGATGCTCTTTGGCCAGCACCGGCTCATACAGCTTCGAGATGCTTCTTTTGGCATTTTTCTATTGCAGGCACCACCAGGTAAACCCTTTATCGCTGCTGAATATCAGCCGCAGCGACTTTACCCTGATCTTCGAGCGGGGCAGGCGGGCTTTCGCTCACTGGTTTTGATGAGGGAAATGACGGCTTGAGTATACATCGGCTGCTCACAATGAAGATTGACATACCCTGCTATTTACCTTATAATGAAATTTGACATAATCCCAACAAAATATGGAATCAGTCACCCACCATGCCGGATAAAGAGATTAAGAGACTCATCCAAAGTCTTGGAGAAAAGATTCTCGAAGGAGGATCCCTAAGTCTGGAAGAAGCTTCCATCCTCGATGAGCGGACCTCTGCCGGGGATATTCCTGCCTTATTCGAGATGAGCAGCCGGATCAGGGACGAATTTTTCGGCAGGTCAATCAGGCTGTGCGCCATCATCAATGCCAAAAGCGGCTACTGCGCGGAAGATTGCGGCTTTTGTGCCCAGTCGATGCACCATGAAACTCAGGTTGCTGCCTACCCGCTGCTGAGCCCCGATCAGATCCTCCAGAAAGCTGGCCAGGCCGAGAAGATGGGAGCTCAGTGCTTCAGCATAGTGACCAGCGGCGGCAAAACCGAAACCCGGCGGGAGATCGACAGCCTGTGCGAAACTGTTCATCTCATAAGCCGGCGGTTCCCATCGCTCTCCTGTGCTGCATCTCTGGGTACACTATCAATCGGCTCTCTGTCAAGCCTTAAAAATGCCGGATTGAAGCGGTATCATCACAACCTGGAGACAGCCGAAAGTTTTTTCTCCGGAATATGTACTACCCACACGTTCCGGCAGCGAAAGGAGACCGTCGAAGCAGCCAAAGCAGTCGGCCTTAAGGTATGCAGCGGAGGGATTTTCGGTCTGGGTGAATCATCCCGGCAAAGACTGGAGCTGGCCTTCAGCCTGAAAGAGCTCGATATCGACTCCGTTCCGCTCAATTTCCTCCATCCCATTGCCGGAACCCGCTATCAGGACAGAGAACTTATACCGCCTCTTGAGGCATTGAAAAGTGTGGCCCTGTTCCGTTTCATCCTGCCCAAAGTGAGCATTCATATTTGCGGTGGCCGCCAGATTGCCCTGCGCAGCCTGCAATCATGGATATTTCTGGCCGGTGCCAGCGGGCTCATGGTGGGTAATTATCTCACCACGCAAGGCGGGCAATGGGAAGATGACCATAAGATGATTCAGGACCTGGGATTCACATTTTTTCATGACTCCTGAATAAAAGTACATCATTCACCCGTTCGTAGTATAATCATGCTGCAGGAATCTTTAAAAAAATATCTTCACCAGGAAATCTCCGATCTTCAGAAGGCAGGGTGCTATCGCCGGATGAAACTGATTGACAGTGCATCCGGTGCCAGAATTTCCCTGCACGGAAGAGAGGTCATCAATTTTTCTTCCAATAACTACCTGGGACTGGCCTCGTCCGGCTTTCTGAAACAGGCGGCCATCCAGGCCCTCACCGGCTTTGGCGCAGGATCAGGGGCCTCACGTCTGGTTTCCGGGAACCTGACCCTCCACGATGAGCTGGAGAGGAAAATCGCTGACTTCAAGAAAACCGAATCGGCGCTTCTCTTCAACTGCGGCTATATGGCCAATTGCGGGCTTATCAGCGCTCTTTGCCAGCGGGAGGATGTAATCTTCTCCGACCGCTTCAATCACGCCAGCATAATCGACGGCATTCTGCTGAGCAGGGCCAGGCTGGTGCGCTATGGCCACAGGGACATGGATGACCTTCGCAGGCTCCTGGTTCGCTACGGGAGCAGCCGGGGAAAGCGGCTGATTGTCACTGACTCGGTGTTCAGCATGGATGGCGACCTTGCCCCCTTGCGGGAGATCGTTGACCTGGCTGCCGAATTTGACGCTTCAGTCATGGTCGATGAAGCCCATGCCACCGGCGTGCTGGGAGAGCATGGCCGGGGAGCGGTGGAAGCCCTGGACCTCGAAGGAGAGATCGACATTCAGATGGGCACCCTGAGCAAGGCGCTGGGCGGATTTGGCGCCTATGTGGCGGGAGATTCCCTCCTGATCGATTTTTTAATCAACCAGGCACGGCCCTTCATCTTTACTACCGCCCTGCCACCGGCAGTCATCGCCGCTGCCCTGAAAGCACTGGATATCGTAGAAAACCGCCCCGATCTTCGGGACACTCTGCTGCGGCAGGCCGACTGGTTCCGGAAAAAACTGCACGAGGCAGGCTTCAATACCCTCAACAGTGAGACCTATATCATTCCCATTCTGGCAGGAGAAAATGAAAAGGCCCTCAGTTTCAGCCAAAAGCTCC
This portion of the bacterium genome encodes:
- the thrC gene encoding threonine synthase is translated as MSWEKSLDGIEKELLPSHQADMVFECLECGRTYHIDQFLYTCPTCKSLLKIRDKNFDHLTKVSGESWRKIFNARRMLNRPSLKGIFLFYELILPCIPLEDIIYLGEGHTPLVQANGDLAALVGADFFIKYDGLNPSASFKDRGMASAVSFINYSIRKRNITQLLGICASTGDTSAAAALYLSYLKKGVVRSVVLLPQGKVTPQQLSQPLGSGATVIEVPGVFDDCMKIVEELTENYEVFLLNSKNPVRIMGQKSYSYEVAQQMDYDTKDLVLVVPIGNAGNITAVMEGFLDLYRLQIIPQLPRIIGVQSQHANPVSRWHKEGQYHPVKVRPSVAQAAMIGDPVSFPKVFRLVTTHFQDKFSAVEVTEQEILDHMLEANRHGHIVCTQGGESIAGVRKAVQEGLIRDGQKIVVDSTSHQLKFSGFQQMYFEDRLPEGYEIVPRKELQNRPVQLPASASQIARYLNLQKK
- a CDS encoding oligosaccharide flippase family protein, producing the protein MVARDSLVTLFTRLVTFSLAFAGNIILARLLGASGMGMWAVIISFLALVIHICGPGIAYANVYYVAQRKYTPGQVWAATLLTGIGFGSLAILTGTVLVLMKFRSLTTIQDKRLVLLALLSLPLMYISTWGGRIVQGMNRIGLMNLLDVISQVAYLVLMVLFVWVLRWGLWGAGIAYIGWHLSGVIALAIMLAVLMRPGEFRLSWEAIRSSVTYGLKMYVGKLSNWANNRVDLLIAPLFLQSAQIGQYAMAVAVTEKLWMFPDAMSQAVFPRISADDRGRPELTAQACRVALIVMLPIALLLTAIGWWLFPLLFGPEFQGSYMLMMAILPGTLAFGLSRILTTSLAGINRPATLSGVVAASAAVNIILNFLLIPWIGVVGCSLASTGSYSFEMLLLAFFYCRHHQVNPLSLLNISRSDFTLIFERGRRAFAHWF
- the trxC gene encoding thioredoxin TrxC, with the protein product MSELLHVVCPHCDNTNRVPADRLNDKPNCGNCKQPLFEAHPVVLTSANFSKHVEHSGIPVVVDFWAPWCGPCRMMAPVFEQAAAQLEPQVRLAKLNTEDEQSIAMQYGIQSIPTLVIFKGGKEIARQSGAVSINTLTGWVRSHI
- the bioF gene encoding 8-amino-7-oxononanoate synthase, whose translation is MLQESLKKYLHQEISDLQKAGCYRRMKLIDSASGARISLHGREVINFSSNNYLGLASSGFLKQAAIQALTGFGAGSGASRLVSGNLTLHDELERKIADFKKTESALLFNCGYMANCGLISALCQREDVIFSDRFNHASIIDGILLSRARLVRYGHRDMDDLRRLLVRYGSSRGKRLIVTDSVFSMDGDLAPLREIVDLAAEFDASVMVDEAHATGVLGEHGRGAVEALDLEGEIDIQMGTLSKALGGFGAYVAGDSLLIDFLINQARPFIFTTALPPAVIAAALKALDIVENRPDLRDTLLRQADWFRKKLHEAGFNTLNSETYIIPILAGENEKALSFSQKLLEEGIYAPAIRPPAVPKGTARLRLSLMATHTLADLEEAMDKIQRIGQELGLV
- the bioB gene encoding biotin synthase BioB, giving the protein MPDKEIKRLIQSLGEKILEGGSLSLEEASILDERTSAGDIPALFEMSSRIRDEFFGRSIRLCAIINAKSGYCAEDCGFCAQSMHHETQVAAYPLLSPDQILQKAGQAEKMGAQCFSIVTSGGKTETRREIDSLCETVHLISRRFPSLSCAASLGTLSIGSLSSLKNAGLKRYHHNLETAESFFSGICTTHTFRQRKETVEAAKAVGLKVCSGGIFGLGESSRQRLELAFSLKELDIDSVPLNFLHPIAGTRYQDRELIPPLEALKSVALFRFILPKVSIHICGGRQIALRSLQSWIFLAGASGLMVGNYLTTQGGQWEDDHKMIQDLGFTFFHDS